From the genome of Petrotoga sibirica DSM 13575:
ATTGCATAAGAAAATGAAGAATTGCCACACTTGCCAAAACAGGTCTAGAAAGAGGCAAAACGATTTTCCAATAAATTTTAAACCAACCCGCTCCATCTATTAGAGCTGCTTCTTCCAAATCCTTGGGAAAATTTATGAAAAATTGATAGAGAAGAAATATATAAAGTGGATTAGCAATAAATGGAATTATTTGAACTTGGTAACTATCCAACCACCCCATCTTGTTGGTTATGAGCAATAGCGGAATGGCAATAGCTTCAAAGGGAATGATAATTAAAGCTACAATTATTGAAACTAACATCTTTCTTCCTTTGAAAGAGAACCTCGCAAGTCCATACGCCATCATGCTGTTCACAATTAAACCTGCAATTATAGTTGTACCAACGATCAACACAGAATTGAATAAAAATCTTTGAAAAGGCATCCTATCAAAAACATCTTTGAAATTTTCTATACTAATCGTAGTGAGTATAAAACCTTTTATTGAAGACATTTGATTGACTATGTCTATCTCACTTGGATTAAGCGACACGGAGATCATGTACAAAAGCGGAAATAAAAAAAAGATGGCGAGAATTATCATTAAAATATAACTAATAATTCTATTAATAATTATCATTCTTTTTCTACTTCTTTGCCTCATCAAAACACCTCTCTTTCTTCTCTCAGGAAAATTCTTTGAATTAAAGAAAACCCTAAAATAATGAGAAAAAATATCACCGTTAAAGAAGATGCATAACCAACGTTTTGCATCCTAAATCCCTGATTATATATATGTAACATTACTGTATATGTGGAATAATTTGGACCACCGCTTGTCATAATGTATACTTGATCGAATAATTTGAAAGCGAGTATCGTGGTAGAGATAATTACGAAGATACTCGTATTTTTTAGTTGGGGAAGAGTGATATATATAAATTGTTTCCATTTGTTCGCTCCATCTATTGTTGCTGCTTCATACAATGACTCAGGAATTTCTTGCAATCCTGCAAGGAATATCAGCATTTGAAAACCTACACCTTGCCAAATAGATAACAACATTATTGCCGGGAAAGCGATTCTTTCGGTGTTAAGTAAATCTATAGGCTCCCACTTCCCAAAAGTAATGAAAGATAGGATGGCATTTATCGTTCCCTCAGGATGATATAAAAATGTCCATATTACTGCAACAACTACCATCGTGGTTACGGTAGGTAAAAAGTATATCGTCCTAAACGTTGTACTACCTTTTATTTTTTGGTTTACGAGTATCGCTAAAAATAAGGCAAAAATGGTTTGAAGAGGGACAACTATGGCTACGAAATAAAAATTATTTAATAGGGCTTTTCCAAAGAGGTCATCGCCTAACATTCTAACATAATTGCTAAATCCAACAAATCTAGGTGGAATAGGAGAAATTAAACGAGTATTCGTAAAGGATAAATAAAAAGCAAAAAAGAAAGGAATTATTAAAAATACGAACAGTAAAATACTTGCAGGTAATAAAAAAGGTAAAGCCTGCTTAAACCCCCTTTGTTTATAAATCTTTTTCCTACTTTTCTCTGCTTTTTTCAACTTTATTCACCTCTTTATCTACTTCATAATTGAAAAGTTTTCTATCAATTTTAAAAACAGGGTGAGTTTTCTCACCCTGTCATGAAGCTTGTAACAATTAATATATGGGATAACCCTGGTTAGATTCGATATCCTGATCTATCACCCTAACCGCTCTGTCCAGAATTTCTTGGACATCTGCACCTCTGATTAGATTTCCTATCATGTCTTGGAAAGCTAAAGTAATAGTAGGGTAACCAGGAGTAACTGGTCGAGGAAGGGCTATGGTATTTAATTGTTGAACATAAATGTTGAGTGGTCCTCCCACTTTGTACAGCTCAGAAAGTTCAATTGCTGAATATCTAGAGGGGACAGCTCCATTGGCATTGGACATTTTAACAATTTCTTCCGGTTTCAAGAGAAATTCTAAGAATTTCCATGAGGCTTCAGGATTTTTTGAGTTGGTTGTTATTGCCCATGCCCAAGATCCCATACCACTAACATGTTTGAAAAATTTTGGAGCAGGAATTAAAACAAGATCATCTCCCAACGCTCCTTTACCTTGTGGATATTCCCAGTGTCCAGCCCATTCTAATGGGATTTCACCGTTCAAAAATTCTACATTATATCCTGGAGGATTTGAATTGACAAATCCTTGTTCAAACAGAGCCTGTAACCAAGATGCAGCCGCTACAGCTTCAGGACCATTTAATATTCCTTCTGCACTCATGTAGGTTTCTCTGTCTATTAAATCAGCTCCAAATCCTTGGAAAAATGGCGACAATCCGTAGGTATACCATTCGCCTCTATCGTTTGCTTTAAGGTCTAAGGGATAAGTAACTTCTGGTAATTCTTTCAATCTTCTTAGTACATCCATGAATTCGGTAAATGTCCAGGCATCTTCTACGTTTTTTGGGATTCTTACATTGGCTTTTCCTAGCAAGGCTTTATTACCCCACAAGGCTAAACCTGAGTCAAAGGTTCCCAACGCGTATATTTTTCCATTGTAAGTCCCCTGTGCAATAATAGAGGGTAAGAAATCTTGTTTCAACTCTGAGGACATGAATTCGTCTAAAGGTCTCAAATATCCAGCCCATGCATAATTTGAAACGAATGGGCCATCCAAATCTAACACATCTGGTAAATCTCCAGCCAAAGCAGCCGCGTTTACTTGATCGTTGTAACTACCTTCAGGCAATTGAATAGCAATAACTTTAACTTCGTTCTGCATGGCATTAAATCGTTTTACTTGATCTTCTATAACTTCTCTCTCTTCGCCTCTTCCAGAGTGGAACCACATAGTAATTTCAACTTGACTAAAAACAGAGATGCCCAAAAAGATCAATAAAACAAACAAAATACTTACAACTTTTTTCATTTTGATGACCTCCCCTTATGAAAATTGTTCTTATAGATCCAGAATTAAAAAACAACAACATTCAGCAAAATTCTACAACAAATAACAAAAACTGTCAACTTTCAACAGTGGTGATTATGGGTAATTATATACCATTATTTTCAATTAAAGACAAATAACTCTAATTTTCTTAGTATTTTAAAAATAAATTGGAATAATTTAAACAAATTACCTATAATAATACCAATAGTAATATACAATGAGAAAACAAATAGAATATAGAAATCAAACTAATAAATCGCTTATGTAAAATCATTAGAAGACTTACCAGAAATAATAAAAAGTGATATACCCACTTACCAATATGCAATATACGATTGAGTAATTATTTGAATCGTTCATGTTGTATTTAATGTATACAAAGGATGATATAAAGATAGAAAAGGTTAGGAAAGTATCGAAGAAAGTAATGGATGAAAGGGGTGAATTGATAATGTCGATAGCTGAAAAGTTGAAGAACGATTGATCAAATCGTACTATACAATCAAATCAAAAATGCCCTATAAGGGCATCTTTGAGTGTACCTGGCATGTTAAAAGCTAAGCGATGAAAGTGAACCTACTTGATCTTGAATTTCTTAAACTGACTTTTTAATTCTATAGAAAGTCTATTTAGTTCCTCAATATCCTCGTTTATTCCAGAAGTCTGCTCATCTTGTTTTTCTATGTCAGATAACATTTTTTTAACCCTTTCAGATATAGTGGATACAGAATTCGTTGCTTTATCCATGGCTTGGGCGATTTCTGTGGTAACTTCTGTTTGTTGTTTGATATTTCCAGTTACATCTCTTATGTTTTCGTCTGTCATTTGTACATTATCCAAAATCTTATTGAAATGATTTAGTATAGAAGTTGCTTTATCAAAAGTTTCTTTAACAGCTTGATAAGTCAAATTAATAGAAGCATTGGCTTCCTCACTTTGTTTTTTTATTTTTTGCAATATATTAGATATTTTTTCGGTAGAATTTCTGCTCTCTTCGGCGAGCTTTCTTATTTCATCGGCTACTACTGCAAAACCTCTGCCTGCTTCACCAGCTCTTGCACCTTCTATCGGGGCATTTAAAGCTAGTAAATTTGTTTGATCGGTTATTGAACTTATGGTTTCTAAAATATTTCCTACATTTTGAGCGTTTTTTGTTAATTCATTTATTACATTAGAAGTGTTCTTGGTTTTTCCTACTGATTCATTAATTGTATTCGCTATTTCGTTAATTTCAATTTTCCCATTTTGTGCATCTTGTGATAGTCTTTGGGAATTCATCAAGAGGTTCTTCAGGTCTTCTAAGATAGTTTGAAATGTTAAAGTTACTTCCTCTATACCTGCTGTAACCTCCTCTATGGACGAGGCTGTATCCTCTGTCTCTTTGCTGATCTCCTGAGTTTCTTGCGTTAAGAAACGAGAATTTTCTGCAAGATTTTTAGAGCAGACATTTAAAGTGTCAGAAAAATTCTGAATCTTATCTGATGAATTCATAATGCTAGATATAGAACCCTTTAAAGAATGAGACATTTCACTTAGAGCCTGTGACATCTCTTCAATTTCATCAGAGCTTTTGTTTTCAAAGTTCATTGAGAGATCTCCTTTGGTAAAATTTTTGGTTTTTTCAGTTATTATTTCAATTGGCTTAACGGTAGCGTTTGAAAAGGTAATGGAACTAATTATAACCGCAATTGTGATTAAAGAAAAAATTAGTATAATTAATTTTGAAAACGAATTTGTCTGTTCTCTAACAAAAGAAAATTTAGTTTCCCCAATCATAGCCCAATTTATAGTTTTGTAGTTGAAGGGTTCATAGACAGCTAAAACTTTGTCCCTTAAATAATCTTCGCTTTCAATCCAACTTTGTTGCCCGTTAAGGGCCCTTAATACCTGAGGGGTTTCAACCTTTTGAGATAGAATAGTCGGAGATTTGGAATATATAGAATTGCTTCTCATTAATTCATCTTTCCCTACAACGTACATTTGAGTGAATTCGTTCATTCCCGTGGTATCCTGCATTATTTTATCTATTTGATCAATGGAAATTTCAAAAAATAAGGTATCCTAGAGGATATCCAAATGGATTTAAGATTGCTTTCCCTGCAAAAGCTTCCGGCTTTCCAGTAACAGGGTAATATTGAAAATCGACGAATTTTACATCTATATCTTCAGAATCCGTTAGTAAATTAAAAAGGATGCTTAAATTGGTATTTGAAAGTTCTTGATTTACGTTGCTACCAAAATCTACATTTTTAGCTGAAGAATAGACTGCGTTCCCTTTTTTGTTATAAAAAGTAAATCGTCATAACCTTTTTCTTCTAAAAATGTGTTCCATTCAGGATGTAATTTTTCAAGTTGAACTTCATACTCTCGAACAATAGCAAACGATTCAATATCTTTAAAATTCTCAATATCTAGAAGAGAATTGAGTTGATCTCTTTTTTCATACGGATTATGAGTAATGTACATATCTTGAAGGTATTCTTTTGCATTGTTTGAGTACCTTTTGTTAATATTATCAAATTGAAAAACTAACAGATTCAGATCATTACTTAAATTCGGCCTGCTAGTTTACATTCAAATCTTGCTCTATGTTTTGGAAAAAATTATTGAAATACTGTTTTTTTAACTCTGTCGAAACTATTAACTTTTCAGCGTTATTTTCTATAATGTAGTTAGTTATAGAGTACAAAATGATTATTAAAAAAACTATAAAACCGCTTATAAATACTATCAAGTTTCTCGATACAATTTTCCCTCTAAGTTTCAAATTGAATACCCCCAGTTTCATAGAATTCATTTATATATTTTTATTATATCAAATAAATTAACGTTTTTGTTCCTTTTAAAAACGAGAATATAATGAGTGATTAAGCTGAAGTTAAGTTTATCAAGTTCAATAATTATAAAAAAATCTTTCTAAAATCCTTCAGCTCGCTGTGAGGATAAAGATTTTTAAGGTAATTGTTATTTAAATTCTTAAACAAATACCATTTGTTTACGAAACTTATGGTATAATGTAAAAGGTTATTTTGGCCCAAAAAATAAAAAAGGAGTAAAAACATGACAAAATTTCAACACATGGGCCTTTCTGATAACATACTCAACGCGATTGATAGAAAAGGGTACAAAGAACCAACTCCTATCCAAGAAAAGGTTATCCCCTTTCTTTTATCTGGTAAGAATAATGTAATCGGTCAGGCTCAAACTGGTACAGGAAAAACCGCAGCATTTGGTATACCTCTAATTGAAAGATTAGACGAAAAAGCAAACGACGTTCAAGCTTTAGTATTAACCCCCACAAGAGAGTTAGCTTTGCAGGTTTGTAATGAGATAGACTCATTGAAGGGAAACAAAAGATTGAACCTTCTTCCCGTGTATGGAGGGGTCTCAATTGGAAATCAAATTAGAGCCCTTAAGAGAAGAGTAGACTTAGTAGTAGGTACCCCTGGAAGAATAATTGACCATTTGAACAGAGGTACTTTAGATATTAGCAAAATTAAGTATTTGGTCATTGATGAAGCCGATGAAATGCTAGATATGGGTTTTATAGAAGATGTGGAGACGATACTCTCAAAAACTAATAAAGAAAAGCAAATTTTGATGTTTTCAGCTACAATGCCTCAAAGGATTGTTAACCTTGCTAGAAAGTATATGGGAAATTTTCAAACGGTAACAACAGTTCAAGAAAACAAAGAGGACATAACAGTAAAAAAGGCAAAACAAATTTATTACATGATTTCTGAGTCTGATAAAATAGAACTTTTGAGTAGGCTTATAGATATAGACACTAATTTTTACGGTCTTGTATTTACTAAAACAAAAGTCCAATCAGAAGAAATTGCAAACGAATTAATCAAAAAAGGTTACGAAGCAGAAGCCCTGAATGGAGACGTTTCTCAAAATCAAAGAGAAAGAATAATGGATAGATTTAAGAACAAACGAATAAAAATTTTAATATCCACAGACGTTGCAGCCAGAGGTATAGATATAGACAATCTTAAATACGTCATCAATTATTCTCTTCCACAAAATCCAGAAAATTATATACATCGTATAGGAAGAACTGCGAGGGCTGGAAATGAGGGAACAGCTATTACTTTTGTCACACCAAGCGAGTATAGAAAATTTATGTTCATTAAGCATTCCTCAAAAGCCTTAATAGAAGAAGCTAAAATACCACAACCCAAGGACATTGTTAACGCAAAAGTTGAAAAAATAAAAGATGAGATCAAATCTAATCTTTCCAAAGATATAGACCCTATATACGAAATCTTGACGGAAAAAATAATAGAGGAAACTGACCAAGAGCCCAGTCAAATAATTTCTTCTATTTTAAAGTATTTTTATGGTGGAATCTTGAAAGAAGAAAATTATAACAAAATAAAGGAAGTTAAAAGTTCCTCAAAAAGCAAAGAGCAAAGGTTATTTGTTGCATTAGGTAGTTCAAGTAAAATGACACCAAAAAAACTTGCTGAATTCATAGAAAAGGAAACCGGTGTGAATATAAAAAAGTTAAAAGATATCCAAGTAATGGATAAATTTTCTTTTGTGACAGTTCCTTCAGAAAAAGCTGAAGCAATAATAGAGATATTTAAACAAAAATCAAAGAGAAAAAGACCGCTCGTAGTACAAGCTAAGTCCAAAAGAGAAGTGAGAAAGTAAAGGCAAAAATGGATTATAGAAACAACTAGTTCGATTCTGAAGCATTTTTAACCGCTTCATATACGTTTAAATGTAATCTTTTATCATAAGCTTCGGGTAAAATCCTGGTGTGTGTAGGCATACATGAATTTGAAATTGCAAGTATTGCAGAATGGAGCATTTTTTTAGTTATCTTTGATTTTTTCTCTATCGCTCCTTTCATTATTCCTGGAAAGGCTATGAGATTGTTGATTTGGTTAGGATAATCTGATCTGCCAGTTGCCACTATACTTGCCCCGAAGCTTTTTGCTAATATTGGATCTATTTCCGGTAAAGGGTTGGCTAGTGCAAATATTATAGGATTTTTATTCATCATTTTTATCATTTCTTCATTCAAAATATTGCCTCTGGATACCCCTATAAACACATCTGCACCAAAAAGGGCATCTGAGAGATTTCCTGTTATATTTTCTGGATTGGTTATCTGTGCTAATTCTTCGTGATATTCATGCAAGCAGCTTTCCGGAACATTTTTATTCAATACCCCATTCTTGTCAACTAAAACAAGATTTATCACGCCAAAATCTATCAAAAACTTGGCTATATTGTACCCCGCTGCCCCTATACCGTTAATAACAACTTTAATACTTTTTGCTTCTTTGCCAGATAATTTCAATGCATTCAACAATCCAGCCGTCACTACGACAGCTGTCCCTTGCTGGTCATCATGAAAAACTGGAATATTCATTGTTTTATTTAATTCTTCTAATATTCTAAAACATCTAGGAGCAGAGATATCTTCTAGGTTTATACCTCCAAACGAAGGTTCTAAGTTTTTCACAATCGAAACAATCTCTTCCGGATCTTGTGTATTTAGGCAAATTGGAAAGGCATCAAGCTGACCAAAAAGATTAAACAACAAGGCCTTACCTTCCATAACGGGAAGCGCTCCATATGGACCAATGTTACCCAGACCCAATACAGCGCTTCCATCTGAAACGATACCAACGGTGTTCCAACGTCTTGTGTATAAAAATGTATTTTCTGGATCTTTAAAGCATTCTTCCGCAACATCTGCTACCCCAGGAGTGTATAGTAGGGATAACGATTCTTCGTTCAAATTGTCGACGTTCGAAATTGTCCTAATTTTTCCTTTGAGTATTTTGTGTAATTCTTTCGCGTCCAAGATTAACACTCCTTAAAAGTTAGAATATCTTATTGCCGTTTGTATCTATTGCCACCATTAAAGGAAAATCTTTCACGCTTATGTTATAAATAGCTTCTGGCCCTAATTCTGGGAAGGCTAGAACCCTTATATCCTTCACACACTTAGAAAGGTACGCGGCTGCACCACTTGGAGTTATAAAATAAACTCGCTTGTATTTTACACATAGCTTTACTGCTAAATCACTTCTTTTCCCCTTTCCAACAGTTGCTAACACACCTAATTTAAAGATCATTTCAAGATACCTATCCATTCTTTCACTCGTTGTCGGACCTATAGCACCTATCTTAGAGTTCTTTGGAGAATTTGCAGGGCCTGCATAAAATACAATTTTTTCATTTAAATCTACAGGGAGCTGCGAATTTTTTGAAAGTAATTCTAAAAGTTTTTGGTGTGCAGCATCCCTCATAACTATCAATTCGCCAGTGTATTGTAAGAGTTCTCCAACCTTTAATTTTTGAATTTCATCTATCTTCAAATTTTACCACACCTTTTCTACAAAGGTAACAATCTAAGGAAACCCCCACAGGAAGTGTTGCAATATGGGTGGGAGCATATTCTACATGTACAGAAAAAACCGAAACTCCCTCTTTTAATCCTTGAAAACCTATTTTTAAAGCGTTTAAATCTTTCAAAAGCCCTTCTTCAAAATCTGCATAAGTAGGGTTTGGATTCCTTTCTTTGAAACTTTTAGTTAAAGCCAATTTGGATAAAACCATCGCCTTATCAGAAGTTCCGCCTATTCCTATTCCAATATGTAAAGGTGGACAACCTTTTGCTCCATTTTCTTTCACATGCCTCATTATTACATCTTTTAACTCTTGAACACTAATTGATGGTTTTAACATGAACAAGGCTGAGAGATTTTCACTTCCCCCACCTTTAATCAAAAATTTGATCTCTAAACTCTTCCCAGAAACTTGAAATATGTGTACAACTGCGGGAGTGTTGTTTTTAGTGCTTTTTCTTTCAAAAAGAGGATCGCTCACCAGTGAAAATCGGAAGGGATTTCCCGTATATACCTTTTCCACCACCTCATTTAAAGTGGAAAATATTGGTTCTTGAAGTATAACTTCGTTTCCTAAAAAAACAAAGAATTCAACAATACCTGTATCCTGACAAAGGGGTAATTTCTCGGCTTCAGCAATTTTATAATTTTCTTTGAGGGCTTGCGAAAATGGACCATTGAATCCGTCTAGATAAGTTTTTACTTCTGGATTTATCGTTTCATTGACCTGTACTAACAGGTTTGACAACTTTTCTAGTATTTCACGCTTATATATCATCTCAAACTCCTTTTTTATAATTGATTACTGCCTTAAGCAACTCTAATTGTTTAATTTCTAAAGCCTATATTTTATCGTCTACTTTTCCACCTTTTTGAAATTTTAGCATGAAAAAATGAAAAATTAAGAATTTTTAAGTTTTTAATTCCTAATCGCCTCTAATCAACTTTAATCGTCTATAATTCCATTTAATCGGATTTTTATTTTGAGAATTTAAGAGGTATAATATGAATAGTTAAGCGGTTAAGTACTCTTATAATCAAATATTGGAGGAACAACAATGCCCACAAAGAAGAATAAAAACTCTCGAATAACTATTGAAGATATTGCGCGGATCGCTCAAGTCTCTAAAGCTACCGTGTCATATGTGATCAACGATAAACCTGGTGTAAGTGAACCCGTTAGAAATAAAATAAAAAATATAATTGAAGAAACTAATTATTTCCCTAATTCTGCAGCAAGGGGTTTGGCCGGTGAAAAGACACATTTTGTAGGTTTAGTTATCCCGGATATTTCTGATATGTTTTATGCCAATATAATTAGAGGAGTAGAAAAAACTTTAAATAAAAAAGATTATCTTCTCACTTTATTTACCACACACGCACAACCAGAAAGAGAGCAACAAGTAGTTCGACTGTTGAATAAAAGTATAGTTGACGGGTTAATTATAATGGCCTATTTTATTACTGATAATTTCATAGAATCATTGAAAGAAAGAGAGATTCCTTTTGTCTTTATCGATTATCCACCAAAAGATGAAGAAATTTATTCCGTAATGGTTGACAACAAAAATGGAGCGTATGAGGCGACAGAATATTTGATAAAACTTGGACATAAAAAAATAGCGTTTTTAGCAGGTCCAGAAGTTGCCTGGGATTCAAAGGCACGATTCGAGGGGTATTTAAAGGCATTAAAAGCTTATGGAATCAAATTCAACCCAGAATTGGTGGAAAACGGTAATTTCACAAAAGAAGAAGGATATGCCGCTACAAAAAGGTTGTTAGAAAAAGGAGAAAAATTCACTGCTATTTTTTCTTCGAATGATCAAATGGCTATAGGGGCAATGAGGGCTTTAAAAGAAAGTGGGTACAAAATTCCAACAGATGTCTCTATTGTGGGTTTTGACAACATAGAGGCCAGTTCTATAATAGAACCACCTTTAACAACTGTTTCACAGCCCATATATGAAATAGGTAAAAAGGCTGTAAATATTATAACATCTTTGATAAATGGAGAAAAAATTGAAGAAAAAAGATATATGTTAAAAACAAAATTAATTGAAAGACATTCTTGCATAAGAATTTAAATTTTTTAGAGATAACTTAACCGATTAAGTAATTATAAATACAGCTTTCAAGAGACACTTTAGAAATAATATTAGTGTGTACAGATAGATAAATCCCCGATCTCTTCCCATTATGGGTTAGGAACAATATGAAGAAGTGAGGCTTTATTTTTCTTATGGGTGGGGAGCGGGGCAAAGGGCGCTAAAATCAGTTTTAATAGTCTTTATAACAGTAATTTTAAAAATCAGGAGGGAAGATATGTTCGAGACAAAATACGGATATTTCACAGACGATGGAAAAGAATTTGTTATAACCACCCCTAAAACTCCAAAACCCTGGATAAATGTTATTTCTAATGGAGATTATGGAATGATTATATCTCAGAGTGGTTCAGGTTATAGTTGGAGAACGCATGCAAGTTTAAATAGAATTACACGGTGGGAACAAGACCTCATAAAGGATGAATGGGGCAAATATATATACATAAAAGATGACACAAGCGGGGATTTTTGGTCTCCGAGTTGGAAACCCACATGTACAGAACCACAAGAGTTCAAAGTAAGATATGGTCAAGGTTATTCAATATTCGAAACCAAATACTTCGATATAAAAACAAATTTAACAATGTTTGTATCTAAGAATGACCCGGTTGAGATATGGAAGTTAACTATAAAAAATACTTCAGAAAAAGAACGTAGACTATCTGTTTACACCTATTTAGAATGGAATTTGGGAGCCGCTCCTGACTGGCACAGGGAGTTTCACAAAACTTTTATCGAAACAGATTTTTTAAACGGTTTAAACTGTATAACGGCTGAAAAAAGAATGTGGGAGATTCCAAATGAAAAAGGTCAAAATTGGAACAGGAACTGGGAATATACCGCTTTTCATTCAGTTAATGAGAAAATAGCCGGATTTGAAGGGTCAAAGGAAAAATTTTTAGGACAGTATGGAAGCATTTCTAATCCAAATGCCCTTATTAGTGGAGAAATGTCAAACAACTATGGAAAGTGGGAAGATTCTATTGCTAGCTTAAAAAATGAAATAATTTTAAAACCAGGAGAAGAAAAAACGTTGATTTATCTACTTGGGGCTGCCTCCAAAAAAAATACAAACGAAAGCGTGGGTTCACTTGTTAAAAAATATCAGACAGTAGAAAACGTAGAAGAAGAATTCAAAAAAGTTAAAGATATGTGGGGTGAAATGCTTTCAAAATTTACTGTTGAAACTCCAGATAAAGCCGTAGATTTCATGCTAAATAACTGGTTGAAGTACCAAGCTATTTCAGGAAGATTATGGGGACGATCAGCTTATTATCAAACTGGTGGAGCATACGGTTATAGAGATCAACTTCAAGATAGTCAGATATTTTTGTACGTGGATCCTGAACAAACCAAAAATCAGATAAGACTTCATGCAGCTCACCAGTTCAAAGATGGAAGTGTTTACCATTGGTGGCATCCCATTTCTGAACTCGGTTACAAGAATAATATATCGGATAACAGATTATGGTTACCTTTTGTTGTTCTAAGGTTTTTAAAAGAAACCAATGATTTAGAATTTTTAAAAGAAATTATAAAGTTCCTAGATGGAGGAGAATCTTCTTTATACGATCACTGTATTAGAGCAATTCACTACAATTTAAATCATATGAGCTCAAGAGGACTTCCTTTGATAGGTGACGGAGACTGGAATGATGGTATGAACGCTGTTGGCACCCAGGGTAAAGGGGAAAG
Proteins encoded in this window:
- a CDS encoding carbohydrate ABC transporter permease, with protein sequence MRQRSRKRMIIINRIISYILMIILAIFFLFPLLYMISVSLNPSEIDIVNQMSSIKGFILTTISIENFKDVFDRMPFQRFLFNSVLIVGTTIIAGLIVNSMMAYGLARFSFKGRKMLVSIIVALIIIPFEAIAIPLLLITNKMGWLDSYQVQIIPFIANPLYIFLLYQFFINFPKDLEEAALIDGAGWFKIYWKIVLPLSRPVLASVAILHFLMQWGSFLWPLMVTRGYTYRPLTVAMQTFFGQAPIYWGDIMAFATMMTIPVIILFIFLQNQFVKSVATTGIK
- a CDS encoding FumA C-terminus/TtdB family hydratase beta subunit; this translates as MKIDEIQKLKVGELLQYTGELIVMRDAAHQKLLELLSKNSQLPVDLNEKIVFYAGPANSPKNSKIGAIGPTTSERMDRYLEMIFKLGVLATVGKGKRSDLAVKLCVKYKRVYFITPSGAAAYLSKCVKDIRVLAFPELGPEAIYNISVKDFPLMVAIDTNGNKIF
- a CDS encoding methyl-accepting chemotaxis protein, with amino-acid sequence MNEFTQMYVVGKDELMRSNSIYSKSPTILSQKVETPQVLRALNGQQSWIESEDYLRDKVLAVYEPFNYKTINWAMIGETKFSFVREQTNSFSKLIILIFSLITIAVIISSITFSNATVKPIEIITEKTKNFTKGDLSMNFENKSSDEIEEMSQALSEMSHSLKGSISSIMNSSDKIQNFSDTLNVCSKNLAENSRFLTQETQEISKETEDTASSIEEVTAGIEEVTLTFQTILEDLKNLLMNSQRLSQDAQNGKIEINEIANTINESVGKTKNTSNVINELTKNAQNVGNILETISSITDQTNLLALNAPIEGARAGEAGRGFAVVADEIRKLAEESRNSTEKISNILQKIKKQSEEANASINLTYQAVKETFDKATSILNHFNKILDNVQMTDENIRDVTGNIKQQTEVTTEIAQAMDKATNSVSTISERVKKMLSDIEKQDEQTSGINEDIEELNRLSIELKSQFKKFKIK
- a CDS encoding ABC transporter substrate-binding protein, translating into MKKVVSILFVLLIFLGISVFSQVEITMWFHSGRGEEREVIEDQVKRFNAMQNEVKVIAIQLPEGSYNDQVNAAALAGDLPDVLDLDGPFVSNYAWAGYLRPLDEFMSSELKQDFLPSIIAQGTYNGKIYALGTFDSGLALWGNKALLGKANVRIPKNVEDAWTFTEFMDVLRRLKELPEVTYPLDLKANDRGEWYTYGLSPFFQGFGADLIDRETYMSAEGILNGPEAVAAASWLQALFEQGFVNSNPPGYNVEFLNGEIPLEWAGHWEYPQGKGALGDDLVLIPAPKFFKHVSGMGSWAWAITTNSKNPEASWKFLEFLLKPEEIVKMSNANGAVPSRYSAIELSELYKVGGPLNIYVQQLNTIALPRPVTPGYPTITLAFQDMIGNLIRGADVQEILDRAVRVIDQDIESNQGYPIY
- a CDS encoding carbohydrate ABC transporter permease, giving the protein MKKAEKSRKKIYKQRGFKQALPFLLPASILLFVFLIIPFFFAFYLSFTNTRLISPIPPRFVGFSNYVRMLGDDLFGKALLNNFYFVAIVVPLQTIFALFLAILVNQKIKGSTTFRTIYFLPTVTTMVVVAVIWTFLYHPEGTINAILSFITFGKWEPIDLLNTERIAFPAIMLLSIWQGVGFQMLIFLAGLQEIPESLYEAATIDGANKWKQFIYITLPQLKNTSIFVIISTTILAFKLFDQVYIMTSGGPNYSTYTVMLHIYNQGFRMQNVGYASSLTVIFFLIILGFSLIQRIFLREEREVF
- a CDS encoding NAD(P)-dependent malic enzyme, whose translation is MDAKELHKILKGKIRTISNVDNLNEESLSLLYTPGVADVAEECFKDPENTFLYTRRWNTVGIVSDGSAVLGLGNIGPYGALPVMEGKALLFNLFGQLDAFPICLNTQDPEEIVSIVKNLEPSFGGINLEDISAPRCFRILEELNKTMNIPVFHDDQQGTAVVVTAGLLNALKLSGKEAKSIKVVINGIGAAGYNIAKFLIDFGVINLVLVDKNGVLNKNVPESCLHEYHEELAQITNPENITGNLSDALFGADVFIGVSRGNILNEEMIKMMNKNPIIFALANPLPEIDPILAKSFGASIVATGRSDYPNQINNLIAFPGIMKGAIEKKSKITKKMLHSAILAISNSCMPTHTRILPEAYDKRLHLNVYEAVKNASESN
- a CDS encoding DEAD/DEAH box helicase, whose product is MTKFQHMGLSDNILNAIDRKGYKEPTPIQEKVIPFLLSGKNNVIGQAQTGTGKTAAFGIPLIERLDEKANDVQALVLTPTRELALQVCNEIDSLKGNKRLNLLPVYGGVSIGNQIRALKRRVDLVVGTPGRIIDHLNRGTLDISKIKYLVIDEADEMLDMGFIEDVETILSKTNKEKQILMFSATMPQRIVNLARKYMGNFQTVTTVQENKEDITVKKAKQIYYMISESDKIELLSRLIDIDTNFYGLVFTKTKVQSEEIANELIKKGYEAEALNGDVSQNQRERIMDRFKNKRIKILISTDVAARGIDIDNLKYVINYSLPQNPENYIHRIGRTARAGNEGTAITFVTPSEYRKFMFIKHSSKALIEEAKIPQPKDIVNAKVEKIKDEIKSNLSKDIDPIYEILTEKIIEETDQEPSQIISSILKYFYGGILKEENYNKIKEVKSSSKSKEQRLFVALGSSSKMTPKKLAEFIEKETGVNIKKLKDIQVMDKFSFVTVPSEKAEAIIEIFKQKSKRKRPLVVQAKSKREVRK